One Blastocatellia bacterium genomic window carries:
- a CDS encoding amidohydrolase: MMPKTWVKRILVLSIGVASLWPGDARMDLRAIQRGSASPAQIEAYKQELLATVEGMRKLTQVMVDMIFSFAELGFQEFETSRYVTEILEREGFRVERGVAGIPTAWVASWGRGRPVIGFIADIDAIPGASQKPGVAYHDPIVEGAPGHGEGHNAGQAVIVTAALALKSLMERHQLAGTLRLYPGVAEELLGSKNYFVRAGLFKDVDIVLGAHISDGFSTAYGVTNTGLVSTQFTFRGEAAHSAGAPWRGRSALDAVELMNVAWNFRREHLRPQHRSHYVIVEGGDQPNVVPDRATVWYYFRETDYARIKHLHEIGQRIARAAALMTDTEVTERILAATWPTHFNKVVAEVLQKNIERVGMPAWSEADQMLAKALQKEIGADPIGLRTEVGRLEAGGDVMRAGSDDIGEISWNVPTVYLRFPGNIPGLPGHHWANAVSMATPIAHKGATAGAKAIALTALDFLMQPELVQAAWAYFREQTKEQSWVSLIPEGTPPPIHLNREKMERFRPLLERFRFNPEKYDTYLDQLGIRYPTIRPGR, translated from the coding sequence ATGATGCCGAAGACGTGGGTGAAACGCATCCTCGTCCTCTCGATAGGCGTTGCGAGTCTGTGGCCGGGAGACGCTCGGATGGACCTTCGAGCCATCCAGCGCGGGAGCGCCTCGCCCGCCCAGATCGAGGCATACAAGCAAGAACTACTCGCGACGGTCGAAGGCATGCGCAAGCTCACGCAAGTCATGGTCGACATGATCTTCAGCTTTGCCGAATTGGGCTTTCAAGAATTCGAGACCTCGCGATACGTGACCGAGATCTTGGAGCGAGAAGGCTTCCGCGTCGAGCGTGGCGTCGCGGGCATTCCAACGGCGTGGGTGGCTAGTTGGGGGCGGGGTCGTCCAGTGATCGGCTTCATCGCCGACATTGACGCCATCCCCGGTGCCTCGCAAAAGCCCGGCGTCGCCTATCACGATCCGATCGTCGAAGGGGCGCCAGGACATGGCGAGGGACATAATGCGGGACAAGCGGTGATCGTCACAGCCGCTCTTGCCCTCAAATCGCTCATGGAGCGGCATCAGCTCGCGGGAACGCTTCGACTCTATCCCGGCGTCGCCGAGGAGCTGCTCGGGAGCAAGAATTACTTCGTGCGCGCGGGCCTCTTCAAAGATGTGGACATCGTCCTCGGTGCGCACATCAGCGATGGCTTCAGCACAGCCTATGGGGTGACCAATACGGGTTTGGTCTCGACGCAGTTCACTTTTCGCGGGGAAGCGGCGCATAGTGCGGGAGCGCCTTGGCGCGGGCGCAGCGCCCTAGATGCCGTCGAGTTGATGAACGTCGCGTGGAATTTCCGACGCGAGCACCTCCGCCCGCAGCATCGGTCGCATTACGTCATCGTGGAAGGAGGGGACCAACCCAACGTCGTCCCTGATCGCGCGACCGTGTGGTACTACTTCCGCGAGACAGACTACGCGCGCATCAAACACCTGCACGAGATCGGACAGCGAATCGCCCGAGCGGCCGCGTTGATGACCGATACGGAGGTCACCGAACGAATCCTCGCGGCTACCTGGCCCACGCACTTCAATAAAGTCGTGGCCGAGGTGCTGCAGAAGAACATCGAACGCGTGGGCATGCCCGCTTGGAGCGAAGCCGATCAGATGCTGGCGAAGGCCTTGCAGAAAGAGATTGGCGCCGATCCCATTGGTCTTCGCACCGAAGTCGGTCGGCTCGAAGCCGGCGGCGATGTGATGCGCGCGGGATCGGACGACATCGGCGAGATCTCCTGGAACGTGCCGACGGTCTACCTGCGCTTCCCAGGAAACATCCCCGGTCTTCCAGGCCATCATTGGGCGAATGCCGTGAGTATGGCCACGCCCATCGCGCACAAGGGAGCAACCGCGGGCGCCAAGGCCATCGCCCTCACTGCGCTGGACTTCCTCATGCAACCGGAGCTGGTGCAAGCCGCGTGGGCTTACTTCCGCGAGCAGACGAAAGAGCAATCATGGGTCTCGCTCATTCCCGAAGGGACGCCGCCTCCGATTCATCTCAATCGAGAGAAGATGGAGCGATTTCGGCCGCTGCTCGAGCGCTTCCGCTTCAACCCCGAGAAGTACGACACCTATCTCGATCAACTCGGCATTCGCTATCCGACGATTCGACCAGGGCGTTGA